Genomic DNA from Paucilactobacillus hokkaidonensis JCM 18461:
AATTAAGTCTTTACCATGTAGGCCATAATAGGATTGAGTTGCAAGACCGGACACATAATAATGGTGTTGTTGGCCCAAAAACAGAACAGCAAGATGGGCCACATCCGCATTTTATTAACCAAACGCCTGATGGTCGATTGCCTGTCTGTGATTTAGGGTTGGATCGTATTTTTACGTATGATATAACGGGAAAAAATCAATTCGAATTGGTGGCTACATTAGTATTACCAGCAGGCTTCGGTCCACGACACTTACGATTTAATAAAGAGAAGAATATTGCATACGCTGTTGGTGAATTAAGTAGTGAAGTGGCGTCGTTGTCATATGATCAAGTAACTGGAGAATTTAAAATCATTGACATCAATGCGACGATCCCTGCTAGTTGGACCAAACACAATGGGGCTGCTGCAATTCGTATTTCAGGGGACAACCGATTTTTGTACATTTCAAATCGTGGGTATAACTCAATTGCGGTGTTTAGTATTGGGGATCATTTAAAGTTAATTCAGAATGTGGCTGCTGGCGGTGATTTTCCGTGGGATATTAATTTTTCACAGACGGAAGATTTTGTTTTGGTAGCCAATCAGCGCTCAGATAATTTGAGTGTTTTTAGTCGAAATGCTAAAACGGGAACCCTTAAATTAGTTAATAATCATTTTTGGTTACCAGAACCATTGGCAATCGTAGCAGCCGAAAAGCCCTTGAAATAAGGGCTTCTGTAACACCCGGTATAAAAGCAAAGAAAGCGATACCAAAAAAGTTAAAAAGTTTAAGCTTTTTGATTGTATATTGGAGATGGTCATGGTAATATACAGTTACAGGAAGGAAAGATTCTTGTGATTACCGCCTTCTCACACAGGTTCCTTGCAACAAGTAATAAAATGTATTAGATGTGAAGTTAGTATTAGATCAACTAAGTGATATCTAAAGTAGTACCAGAATTAAGAAGTAGTACCAAGACAAAAGCTAATGCCAGTCATCATATTTAAAAGATAGATCGGGTGGCTGAGCGGGTTAGATCTGAACAAGATAAAAGAAGTAGAACCAAAAACAAAGCTAATGCTAGTCACCATATTTAAAAAGTTAGATTGGGTGGCTACGCGGGTTAGATCCGAACAAGATAGAAGAAGTAGTACCACAAAAGTTAATGCTGGTCATCGTATTTAAAAAGTTCGTTTGGATGGCCATGCGGGTTAGATTTGAGTAAGATAAAAGCTACAAGAGATATTGGTCCATCAAACCAGAATCACGAATAAGTAGTTAAGTTTTGAGGCGAGATATATAAAAACAAAGTTGAAACAATTAGGTAGTTGCAAGTCACCTTCCTGTTGTTAAACGAACCGGAGAAGAGAAGGCTCCGGTTTTATTTTTGTCTAAATTTGCAAGAATATTGCATTACACTGCAATATTCTTTTACTTTGTTATAATATTGCACTATACTGCAATATCTACTGATTTTAACGTTAAAATGCAGTATAATACAATAAACACGAGGTG
This window encodes:
- a CDS encoding lactonase family protein, which translates into the protein MEKYFLGTYTHRVSKGIYSFDFDPSNGQASNLKLVHEAVNPFYLALGSEHILYCINNNNDVTKPGGIMAIDVDNPSVVKASTYDSAISGTYIAYNDVKRLIYLANYDINELSLYHVGHNRIELQDRTHNNGVVGPKTEQQDGPHPHFINQTPDGRLPVCDLGLDRIFTYDITGKNQFELVATLVLPAGFGPRHLRFNKEKNIAYAVGELSSEVASLSYDQVTGEFKIIDINATIPASWTKHNGAAAIRISGDNRFLYISNRGYNSIAVFSIGDHLKLIQNVAAGGDFPWDINFSQTEDFVLVANQRSDNLSVFSRNAKTGTLKLVNNHFWLPEPLAIVAAEKPLK